A window of Microcystis aeruginosa FD4 contains these coding sequences:
- a CDS encoding flavin-dependent dehydrogenase, whose protein sequence is MKEILYREIPTPDSIAVCQWLQSDWQPGSGVKTNTPNGVRLRLSEAIELSIFVWTLQRTTYLKVFRWGERSHDRETSLTQQLDRALQKRFPPQYNTIPNIDQKNHSIFTALEADYPLTVHYFRKMPQGEADLERLYWWEKRWRDSAKNPQQPQPVIFSSSEENDHPIAYDLIYIGGALGAIHAAQMAKLGYRVLLVERLPFGRMNREWNISRSEFQSLINLGLFTAEEFEELIFQEYIDGFNKFFDGNNPPHLKAKILHTPTVLNIAINSDKLLQSCGKKIQDHGGTILDQTEFIKADITANSVTVTLNHGGEIQQIKGRLLIDAMGSASAIAWQLNGVRAFDSVCPTVGAVVEGFEPVVWDSHYGDVLNSHGDISKGRQLIWELFPGEGKELTFYLFHYHQVHPDNPGSLLEMYEDFFTILPEYRQCDPEKLTWKKPTFGYIPGHFSTGKKDRIVSFNRILAIGDAASLQSPLIFTGFGSLVRNLERLTHLLDTALKHDLLTAKDLENVRAYQSNVAVTWLFSKGMMVPTGKTLPPQRINAMLNTFFGLLADEPQEVSETFIKDKTDWLTFSRLAIKAARKNPALLVWIAEMAGSQDLIRWLGSYLDFSLDGVKNLLFGSWFPQWLKNSQSWLEKDNPRLWLKLLSFNYGLRN, encoded by the coding sequence ATGAAAGAAATACTTTACAGAGAAATTCCGACTCCTGACTCGATCGCCGTTTGTCAGTGGTTACAATCCGATTGGCAACCCGGAAGCGGTGTCAAGACAAATACACCTAACGGGGTGAGATTGCGCTTATCGGAGGCGATCGAATTGTCGATTTTTGTCTGGACGCTGCAACGGACTACTTATTTAAAAGTTTTCCGCTGGGGTGAGCGATCGCATGACCGAGAAACATCCCTGACTCAGCAGCTCGATCGAGCTTTACAAAAGCGTTTTCCGCCGCAGTATAACACGATACCAAATATCGATCAAAAAAATCACTCAATTTTTACAGCTTTAGAAGCGGACTACCCCCTAACGGTTCATTACTTCCGCAAAATGCCGCAAGGGGAGGCGGACTTAGAACGCTTGTACTGGTGGGAAAAACGTTGGCGCGACAGTGCCAAAAATCCCCAACAACCGCAGCCAGTAATTTTCTCTAGCAGTGAGGAAAATGATCATCCCATCGCCTACGACTTAATTTATATTGGTGGTGCCTTGGGGGCAATTCATGCGGCACAGATGGCCAAATTAGGTTATCGAGTCCTCTTAGTAGAAAGACTACCTTTCGGACGGATGAATCGGGAATGGAATATCTCTCGATCGGAGTTTCAAAGTTTAATTAATTTAGGCCTATTTACTGCCGAAGAATTCGAGGAATTAATCTTCCAAGAATACATCGATGGCTTTAATAAGTTTTTTGATGGCAATAATCCCCCCCATCTGAAAGCCAAAATTCTCCATACTCCCACGGTTTTAAATATCGCCATTAATTCCGATAAATTGCTGCAATCCTGCGGTAAAAAAATACAGGATCATGGCGGTACAATTCTCGATCAAACGGAATTTATCAAGGCTGATATTACCGCCAATAGTGTTACTGTCACCCTTAATCATGGTGGAGAAATTCAACAGATAAAAGGCCGTTTATTGATTGATGCCATGGGTTCCGCTTCTGCCATTGCTTGGCAATTAAACGGAGTGCGCGCCTTTGATAGTGTCTGTCCGACGGTGGGGGCAGTAGTAGAAGGATTCGAGCCGGTGGTGTGGGATTCTCACTATGGCGATGTCTTAAATTCCCATGGCGATATTTCTAAAGGTAGGCAATTAATTTGGGAATTATTTCCGGGGGAAGGAAAAGAATTAACCTTCTATCTATTTCACTATCATCAAGTCCATCCCGATAACCCTGGTTCTCTGTTGGAAATGTACGAAGATTTCTTTACTATTTTGCCAGAATATCGACAGTGTGACCCAGAAAAATTAACTTGGAAAAAACCCACTTTTGGTTATATACCGGGGCATTTTAGCACAGGCAAAAAAGATAGAATTGTCTCCTTTAATCGCATTTTAGCTATTGGGGATGCCGCCTCCCTGCAATCACCGTTAATCTTTACTGGATTCGGTTCTTTGGTGCGTAATTTAGAGCGCTTAACCCATCTTTTGGATACGGCCTTAAAACACGATTTACTAACAGCTAAAGACCTAGAAAACGTGCGGGCCTATCAAAGTAATGTGGCGGTAACTTGGTTATTTTCTAAAGGAATGATGGTTCCTACGGGAAAAACCCTACCCCCCCAAAGAATTAACGCCATGCTAAACACATTTTTCGGTTTATTGGCCGACGAACCGCAGGAGGTTTCTGAAACTTTTATTAAAGATAAAACCGATTGGTTGACCTTTAGCCGTTTAGCAATTAAAGCGGCCAGAAAAAACCCCGCTTTACTGGTATGGATAGCAGAAATGGCTGGCAGTCAGGATTTAATTCGCTGGTTGGGTTCCTATCTCGATTTTAGCCTTGATGGAGTCAAAAATTTGCTTTTTGGTTCCTGGTTTCCCCAATGGTTAAAAAACTCCCAAAGCTGGCTAGAAAAAGACAATCCTCGCCTATGGTTAAAGTTATTGAGTTTTAATTATGGCCTAAGAAATTAG
- a CDS encoding LmeA family phospholipid-binding protein has translation MEWLTITLASVLTLLTPAGAIIDTVLAHTLRSQVQKVEQLAVRVDNTPNYQALQGKIARVRISARGIYPLADVRIEKIELETEPISLDLRQLQQKNGSLAAALRRPAAGALHLVLTETNVNQALQSAAVKEQIQTLINHLIPSRGEFGSTKYQLSQANFNFLNNNRVTLSLQLETQRPDEPAASLNLSLEVGFKLVQGRKIELIEPTATLNGRRISSRLLKGFAEGISTQLDLKNFEKQGIIARLLQLQIDDDKLSIAVFGRIEPRSGNPN, from the coding sequence ATGGAATGGCTAACAATCACTCTCGCTAGTGTTTTGACCCTGTTAACCCCCGCAGGGGCAATTATCGATACGGTTTTAGCCCATACCCTTCGCTCCCAAGTCCAAAAAGTGGAACAATTAGCCGTGAGAGTCGATAATACTCCCAATTATCAGGCTCTGCAAGGCAAAATCGCTCGAGTTCGCATTTCTGCACGGGGAATTTATCCCCTTGCTGATGTTCGTATTGAGAAGATCGAGCTAGAAACTGAGCCAATTAGCCTCGATTTGCGGCAATTACAGCAAAAAAACGGCAGTTTAGCCGCCGCACTGCGCCGACCGGCTGCGGGAGCATTGCATCTTGTCCTCACGGAAACTAATGTTAATCAAGCTTTACAATCGGCAGCGGTCAAAGAGCAAATTCAGACCCTGATTAATCATCTGATTCCCTCTAGGGGAGAATTTGGTAGCACAAAATATCAACTTAGTCAAGCAAATTTTAATTTTCTTAATAATAATCGAGTCACCCTCAGCCTGCAGCTAGAGACCCAAAGGCCAGACGAACCAGCAGCCAGCCTCAATCTGAGCTTAGAAGTGGGATTTAAGCTAGTGCAGGGGCGAAAAATCGAGCTTATTGAACCCACAGCCACTCTTAATGGTCGTCGCATCTCCTCGCGCCTTCTCAAGGGGTTTGCCGAGGGTATATCCACCCAGTTAGATTTAAAAAACTTCGAGAAACAAGGAATTATCGCCCGCCTTCTACAATTGCAGATCGACGATGATAAGCTGAGTATAGCCGTCTTTGGCAGAATTGAACCTCGATCGGGGAACCCCAACTAA
- the vap15 gene encoding type II toxin-antitoxin system VapB15 family antitoxin, whose product MNQKTYQLTLNFDQILDLVKQLPESDKIQLSKELEKETLNQKLTQLLETFKTDELSLETITEEVEEVRAEIYGQQATD is encoded by the coding sequence ATGAACCAAAAAACTTACCAACTAACCTTAAACTTTGACCAGATTTTAGATTTGGTTAAACAACTCCCAGAAAGTGACAAAATACAACTCAGTAAAGAACTCGAAAAAGAAACTTTAAATCAAAAATTAACCCAACTTTTAGAAACCTTTAAAACTGATGAGCTTTCCCTAGAGACAATTACCGAAGAAGTGGAGGAAGTTAGGGCTGAAATTTATGGACAACAAGCCACCGATTAA
- a CDS encoding mechanosensitive ion channel family protein, which produces MNLLTRLEDWPYIILPITIILSFLLLGWLVEKRVVSQLLSIAREKNLRFSEGVLRSLRGLSILWFGLLGLNIALSLPNLPLFPSLILLSKTFLLVAFLASATWVVAQLSVEILRVYTTGDDGISSLTSLFEFLAKVIIFSCGFLLILSSIGISITPLLTAFGIGGVSLGLALQNTLANLMSGINIITSKKVRPGDYIELRTGEAGYVRDVDLRCTVIEEITNNLLVIPNAQIISSSFRNYSLPDNSLLVPVEVGISYDSDLEKVEKVTLEVMQEIAQLLQPHLGNYKPLILYRKFDYYSIVLTVYLKVVEEEFFQHLTIKHEFIKLLHRRYQQEGIKIPYPILFPYPPSNPPS; this is translated from the coding sequence ATGAACCTATTAACCAGACTGGAAGATTGGCCCTATATTATCTTACCTATCACCATCATCCTCAGTTTCCTGCTGTTGGGATGGCTCGTAGAAAAGCGCGTTGTCAGTCAACTTTTATCGATTGCCAGAGAAAAAAACCTGCGTTTCTCGGAAGGGGTTTTACGCTCCCTGCGTGGATTAAGCATACTTTGGTTCGGACTTTTGGGGTTAAATATTGCCCTCTCCCTTCCCAATCTTCCCCTCTTTCCCTCCCTCATTCTCCTGAGCAAAACATTTCTGCTAGTGGCTTTTTTAGCTTCAGCTACTTGGGTTGTTGCTCAATTATCCGTGGAAATATTACGAGTTTATACCACGGGAGATGATGGCATTTCTTCCCTCACTTCCCTATTTGAATTTCTCGCCAAAGTTATAATTTTTAGCTGCGGTTTTTTGCTTATTCTAAGCTCGATTGGCATTTCGATAACTCCCCTGCTTACTGCCTTTGGTATTGGGGGTGTTTCCCTCGGTTTAGCTCTCCAAAATACCTTAGCTAATTTAATGTCAGGGATTAATATTATCACTTCTAAAAAAGTTAGACCGGGAGATTATATTGAACTGAGAACGGGAGAAGCTGGTTATGTGCGAGATGTGGATTTAAGATGCACAGTCATCGAAGAAATTACCAATAATCTTTTGGTCATTCCCAATGCTCAGATCATTTCTTCTAGTTTCCGTAACTATAGTTTACCGGATAACTCCCTACTGGTTCCCGTGGAAGTGGGCATTAGTTACGATAGTGACTTAGAAAAAGTCGAAAAAGTTACCCTAGAAGTTATGCAAGAAATCGCTCAGTTATTGCAACCTCACCTCGGTAACTATAAACCCTTGATCCTTTATCGTAAATTCGATTACTATAGCATTGTGCTAACAGTTTATCTCAAGGTGGTAGAAGAAGAATTTTTTCAACATCTCACCATTAAACACGAATTTATTAAACTCCTACACCGACGCTATCAGCAAGAAGGAATTAAAATTCCCTATCCAATTCTTTTTCCCTATCCCCCCAGTAATCCCCCTAGTTAA
- a CDS encoding c-type cytochrome, which yields MSYIILHLPISSSGGGIFGQKVAKCKEELIFSSAAFVNSQLFKPKFGLYRFLMVIIVVLLLISTFLIAFHLAKMSDPYIKEVLSRQGNVSRGYEIFQINCAACHGQFADGIVGPSLEDVSHRKSRISLIEQVISGKTPPMPKFQPDSQAMADLLVYLENLSKN from the coding sequence TTGTCTTATATTATTCTCCATTTGCCTATCTCTAGCAGCGGCGGTGGAATTTTCGGACAAAAAGTTGCAAAATGTAAAGAGGAACTCATCTTTTCTTCGGCAGCTTTCGTGAATAGTCAGTTATTTAAACCAAAATTCGGGCTTTATCGATTCTTAATGGTTATAATCGTGGTTTTATTGCTGATTAGCACCTTTTTAATTGCTTTTCATCTGGCTAAGATGTCGGATCCCTACATTAAAGAGGTGTTATCCCGACAAGGTAATGTCAGTCGCGGTTACGAAATCTTTCAGATTAACTGTGCTGCTTGTCACGGTCAGTTTGCTGATGGCATCGTCGGACCAAGTTTAGAGGACGTTTCCCATCGCAAATCGAGAATTAGTCTGATTGAACAGGTAATTAGCGGTAAAACCCCACCAATGCCCAAATTTCAGCCCGATTCTCAAGCTATGGCCGATTTATTGGTTTATTTAGAAAATCTTTCAAAAAACTGA
- a CDS encoding GerMN domain-containing protein translates to MPSSRSSDKISLPWIIGIGLALFTAGGATAWFAVHHLSSPQKTSENPIESPSPVPIIESPIVKPVSPGPVETSPTATPAAIPVRENRQVYWLKVTDTGNQLVTQEITVQKADSDDRELTAVLKILLAGPSNPQDMTTIPPGTKLLDLKVDKTGIKINLSREFGNDDGPDMLIGRLAQIIYTTTSEDPNAKVWIQVEGKPLELLGEGHGIEVVQPMTRKFFKENYQL, encoded by the coding sequence ATGCCTAGTTCTCGCTCTAGTGATAAAATCTCTTTGCCTTGGATAATTGGTATCGGTCTCGCTTTATTTACTGCTGGTGGGGCCACTGCTTGGTTTGCCGTCCATCACCTATCTTCCCCCCAGAAAACTAGCGAAAACCCGATTGAATCTCCCAGTCCAGTGCCGATAATTGAATCGCCAATTGTTAAACCGGTTTCTCCAGGTCCAGTGGAGACAAGTCCGACAGCAACTCCGGCAGCTATTCCTGTTAGGGAAAATCGACAGGTTTATTGGTTAAAAGTGACTGATACGGGTAATCAATTAGTCACCCAAGAAATTACCGTTCAAAAAGCAGATAGCGACGACCGAGAGTTAACAGCAGTATTGAAGATACTATTAGCTGGTCCAAGTAATCCTCAGGATATGACTACTATTCCCCCCGGGACTAAATTACTTGATTTAAAAGTAGATAAAACGGGAATTAAGATTAATCTCTCGCGCGAGTTTGGTAATGATGATGGTCCTGATATGCTGATCGGTCGTTTGGCACAAATCATCTATACTACTACTAGCGAGGATCCCAATGCCAAAGTCTGGATTCAAGTGGAAGGAAAACCCCTAGAATTATTAGGAGAAGGCCACGGTATTGAAGTTGTCCAACCGATGACTCGTAAGTTTTTTAAGGAGAATTATCAATTGTAA
- a CDS encoding putative toxin-antitoxin system toxin component, PIN family translates to MDNKPPIKVIIDTNLWISFLIGKQLASLKYLLIEKTLVPIFSPQLLNEINLVTKRPKLQKHFPQSKVQELLELLSIIGLCIETKSKINICRDAKDNYLLALAKDSQADFLITGDQDLLILQQFGITKIVTYQQFLVICRLG, encoded by the coding sequence ATGGACAACAAGCCACCGATTAAAGTTATTATTGATACTAACCTTTGGATTAGCTTTCTTATTGGTAAACAGTTAGCCAGTTTAAAATATCTACTGATTGAAAAAACTCTTGTGCCGATTTTTTCTCCACAGCTACTTAATGAAATTAACCTTGTTACCAAAAGACCAAAATTACAAAAGCATTTTCCCCAAAGTAAAGTTCAAGAGTTACTTGAACTTTTAAGCATAATTGGGTTATGTATTGAGACTAAATCAAAAATTAATATCTGTAGAGACGCTAAAGATAACTACCTTTTAGCCTTAGCCAAAGATAGTCAAGCTGACTTTTTAATTACAGGCGATCAAGATTTATTAATTTTGCAACAATTTGGAATAACTAAAATTGTTACTTATCAACAATTTTTAGTAATCTGTAGATTGGGTTGA